The sequence CCGCTCACCGCCTGCGGGGTGCTCGCCACCTTCGCCCTCGTCCGGGCCACCGATGTCGTGCTGGACCCGGACGAACTGGAGCCGCGCGACAGCGACTTCGCGGAGCCGGACGACGCCGGGCTGCTCGACGCCGTCGACGTGTGGTGCGAGGACATCCTCGACCAGTTCCCGGACAGCCCGGTGCCGCCCGTCGCCACCGAACTCGTCGCCGTACGCGACCTGGACCTCGTCGACGACGACGCCTGGCCGCAGGCGCTCGCGCTCCTGGCCCGGCCGCCGCTGCGCGACGCGCTCACCCAGCCGGTCCGGGTGCTGCTCCCGGACGGCACCACGCAGTCCGTCCGCCCGTACACCGCGTGGTGGCTGCGCGGGCACCCGGTGCTGGACGGCCGCCGCCCGGCCGGACTGCGCGCCCACGGGAGCGACGCCCGGCTCGCGGGCCTGTACGACTCCGCCGACGCGACCGGCTTCGACGACGCCGAGGTGCTGCGCGCCCTGGGCGTACGGACCTCGGTCGACGCACTCCTCGACGAGCCGGGCGGGGCCGCCGAACTCCTCGGCCGGCTCGCGGACGGGGAGCGCCCGGTCACCGGCGTACAACTGCACGCGCTGTACACGGCGTTGTCCGCGCTCGACCCGGAACAGGTGACGCTGCCGGACGAGCTGCGTGCGGTGGTGGACGGCGAGGTGCGGGTGGCCGACGCGGCGGACGCGGTGATCGCGGACGCGCCGGACCTGCTGCCGCTGAGCGAGGGGCTGCCCCTGCTGCCCGTCGCCCCGGCGCACGCGGCGGAGCTGGCCGAGCTGCTCCAGGTGCGGCGGCTCGGCGAGAGCGTCGAGGCCGGGGTCACGAGCGACGGCGAGGAGCACGAGGTGCCCGAGTCCGTCCGCGTCCTGCTGGGGCCCGCCACCCCGGCCACGTACGTCGAACACGGCGAACTGCGCGCGGGCGGCGTCGAACTGGACTGGCGCCGGACCCCGGACGGCGTGGTGCACGCCTCGACGCTGGAGGGCGTCGCGGCGGGCCTCGCCTGGGCGTCCGGCCAGTGGCCCCGCCGCTTCGAGGTCGCGGCCCTGCTGGAGGACCCCTCCCGCACGGCGGAACTGGCCCGGGACCGCTGGTTCGACTGAGCGGTCCGGAAGGGCGCCTTCACAAAAAAGTCTCAGGAAGCGCACAACCGTTCACAGGTGGGGACCGTCTCGTCTGTCGGGCCATCAGGCTCTACAGACAACCTCGGGCCCGCGCGACGACCGTCGTGCCGGGGCCCCCTTCTCCACCTTGGGGAACGAACATGCGCATACGTGCCACCGTGGCCGCTGTCAGCGGCGCCCTGGCCCTTTCCGCTCTCGTCCTTCCGTCGGCCGCCCAGGCCGACGGCGCGCACGGTTCGACCGGCAGCATCGCCGAGCTGGCGCGCGCCGCGCACGCCGCCGCCACGCCCTCCGGCGCGAAGACCGCAGCCCGCTCCGCCGCGCCCGCGGACGAGCCGGCTCCGCTCGCCCTCACCTTCTCGAAGTTCACGATCAACGGCGGCAAGCCGCTGGTGGTGGGCACCACGTACACCAAGCGGGTCCCGACCACCTTCACCGTGACGCACGCCGCGGACGTGGACATCTTCGCCGACGACTTCATGCTGGAGGTCGGGCTCTACCGCGGTTCGTTCGACCAGCCGACCAACGAGTTCTACGGCGACGACTTCCCCGTCTGCAAGGCGGTGTCCGCCACGGTCGCCACCTGCAAGGCGAACATCGCGGTCTACCCCGACTTCGACCTGCTCGGCAACGCCGACGCCACGAAGTGGAAGGCCGCGGGCTACGCGGTCGCGCTCAACGGCCACGACCCGGACGACGTCGACCCGGGCGACATCGGCTTCGCCGTCCAGGACAACCTGGGCACGACCCTCGTGCAGCGCGCGTCGAAGCAGACCGTCAACGCCTCCCCCGAGCCGGTCAAGAAGGGCAAGACGATCACCGTCACCGGCTGGCTCTCGCGGGCCAACTGGGACGACTTCAAGTACCACGGCTACACCAGCCAGTCCGTGAAGCTGCAGTTCCGCAAGAAGGGCAGCAGCACCTACACCACGGTGAAGACCGTGAAGACGAACAACAAGGGCGACGCGAAGACGACCGTGAAGGCCACGGTCGACGGTTACTGGCGCTACACCTTCGCCGGTACGTCCACCACCCCGGCGGCCACCGCCACGGGTGACTACGTCGACGTGAAGTAGACCGGCCCGCACGGGCCGAGGGCCGCCGCTTCCCCACGTACGGGGACTACACCGGGAAGCGGCGGCTCACCAGCCGCCAGGCGTACTCCAGCGCGACCGACGCCACCACCGCGATGCCCACCGCCAGCCACGGCATCTGCGTGCCCACCAGCTTCAGCGCGAAGAAGTCCTGGAGCCACGGCACCGCCAGCACCACCAGGAACGCGAGACCCATCGCGGCCACCAGGCAGATCCGCCACCAGGTGTACGGGCGGGCGATGATCGCCAGCACCCACATCGAGACCAGGAACAGCGTGAGCGTCGCCGCGCTCGTCTCCGCGTCCAGCGCCCCCGTACCGGAGTAGTGGTGCCGCGCGATCAGATACGTCACGAAGGTCGCGGCGGCGGCGATGACCCCCGAGGGCACCGCGTACCGCATCACGCGCCGTACGAAGTGCGGATGGGCGCGCTCCTTGTTCGGGGCCAGCGCCAGGAAGAACGCCGGGATGCCGATCGTCAGCGTGGACAGCAGCGTCAGATGGCGGGGCAGGAACGGATACTCGACCTGGAAGCAGACCACCAGGACGGCGAGCAGCACCGAGTACACGGTCTTCGTCAGGAACAGGGTCGCGACCCGGGTGATGTTGCCGATCACGCGGCGGCCCTCGGCGACCACGGACGGCAGGGTCGCGAAGCTGTTGTTCAGCAGCACGATCTGGGCGACCGCGCGCGTGGCCTCGGAGCCGGAGCCCATCGAGACGCCGATGTCGGCGTCCTTCAGCGCGAGGACGTCGTTGACGCCGTCGCCCGTCATCGCGACGGTGTGGCCGCGTGACTGGAGCGCGGCGACCATCTCCCGCTTCTGCTGCGGGGTGACGCGGCCGAACACCGCGTTCTCCTCCATCACCGTCGCCATCGCGTCGGTGTCCTCCGGGAGCCTGCGCGCGTCCTGGGGGTGTTCCGCGCCCCGCATCCCGAGCTTCGCGGCGACCGCGCCGACGGAGACCGCGTTGTCGCCGGAGATCACCTTCGTCGCGACTCGCTGCTCGCCGAAGTAGGCGAGGGTCTGCCCGGCGTCGGGCCGCAGGCGCTGTTCCAGGACGACCAGGGCGGCCGGTTCGGCGCCCTCGGCCGCCTCCGGGGCGTCCAGCTCGCCCCGTGCCCGGCCCAGCAGCAGCACCCGCAGCCCCTGCTCGTTGAGCTGCTCCACCTCCGCGAGGGCCGGGTCGTCCTCGGCCAGCAGCACGTCGGGCGCGCCGAGCAGCCAGGCGGAGGAGGCCCCGCCGTCCTCGTCGAACGCGGCGCCGCTGTACTTGCGGGCGGAGGAGAACGGCAGCGTGCCGGTGGTCCGCCAGCCGCTGTCCTCGGGGGCCGGGTAGGCGTCGATGATCGCCTGGAGGCTGGCGTTGGGCCGGGGCTCGGAGGCGCCGAAGGCGGCCAGGACGCGGCGCAGATACGGTTCGTCGGTGCCGTTCAGCGCGCGGACCTCGGTGACGTCCATGCCGCCCTCGGTGAGCGTGCCGGTCTTGTCCAGGCAGACGACGTCGACCCGGGCCAGGCCCTCGATCGCGGGCAGCTCCTGCACGAGGCACTGCTTGCGCCCCAGGCGTACGACCCCGATCGCGAAGGCGACCGAGGTCAGCAGCACCAGGCCCTCCGGGATCATCGGGACGATCCCGCCGACCGTGCGGGCGATGGAGTCCTTGAAGTTGTGCTCCTTGACCACCAGCTGGCTGATCACCAGGGCGGTCGCCGTCGGCACCATCATCCAGGTGATGTACTTCAGGATCGTCGAGATGCCGCTGCGCAGCTCGGACCGTACGAGCGTGAAGCGGGACGCCTCCTCCGCGAGCTGGGCCGCGTACGCCTCGCGCCCCACCTTCGTCGCGGTGAACGCGCCGCCGCCGGCGACGACGAAGCTGCCGGACATCACCGTGTCGCCGGTCTTCTTGATGACCGGGTCGGCCTCGCCGGTGAGCAGGGACTCGTCGATCTCCAGGCCGTCCGCCTCGGCGACCGTGCCGTCGACGACGACCTTGTCCCCGGGCCCCAGCTCGACCAGGTCGCCGAGGACGATCTCGGAGGTGTGGATCTCGGCGGCCGTCCCGTCGCGCCGGACCACGGGTTTCGCCTCGCCGATGACCGCGAGGCTGTCCAGGGTCTTCTTGGCCCGCCACTCCTGCACGATGCCGATGCCGGTGTTGGCGACGATCACGAAGCCGAAGAGGCTGTCCTGGATCGGCGCGACGAACAGCATGATCACCCAGAGGACGCCGATGATCAGGTTGAACCGGGTGAAGACGTTGGCCCGGACGATCTCGGTGAGCGATCGCGAGGACCGTACCGGTACGTCGTTGACCTCGCCCCGCGCGATCCGTTCCGCCACCTCGGCCGAGGTGAGTCCGCGCCCGGCGGGCGGTTCGGGCAGCTCGACCGGGTGGACCGGGTCGAGCTCGGCCCCGGCGTCGATCGTGGCCTCCCGGCCGGAGGGACCGCTTCGCTGCTCCCCGGAGGGGTCGGATGCCCGCTGAGTCATGGTTCCGACGGTACGGGCGGAACGTCCGGGGCACCCGCCGGGAAGTACGAAGATCAGACCGGGGAAGGAGGGGAATGGTCCCGTGGTCGTACGGGGCCCGGCCTCAGTCGGTCTGCGGGTCCACCGCCGCCGCGGCCGCCGCGCGCTTGAGGGCCGCGTCGCGTCCCCGTACGTACCAGATGCCGATCAGGCCGAGGCCGGCACCGGCCAGGCAGGTCCACACCCACCACAGGTGGCCGTGGTCGTCGAACCAGCCGTAGAACGGGATCTGGACGAGGAAGAGGACGAACCAGAGGATCGTGCCGCCGGTGATGGTCGCGACGACCGGGCCCTCCAGGGGCTCCGGCGCCTCGTGCTTCGGTGTCCACTTCGCCATGCGGTCAGTGTATGCGGCGGGTATGTAAGTGCGTCCGGGCCAGTCGGCCCAAGGGTCTACGCGCGGAGATAGCGATCTTCGCCTTATGTATTCATACTGAATCTGCTTATGGCTGGCTCGAATTATTCGTGTGAAAGTCCAAAGCTGACCGCTTTTGATCCCCTCTGAGTACGTACTGAGGTCATACATGTCCCCCTCGGCCACCGCTCCGGTCGACGCCCCGACTCCGCAGCCCACCAACGGGCTGGACCGCTTCTTCAAGATCTCCGAGCGGAAGTCGTCGGTCGCCCGCGAGATCCGCGGCGGATTCGCGACCTTCTTCGCGATGGCCTACATCATCGTGCTGAACCCGATCATCCTCGGCAGCGCGAAGGACGTGAACCAGCACTTCCTCGACCACGGCCAGCTGGTCACCGCGACCGTCATCACCGCCGCGTTCTCCACCCTGCTCATGGGTGTCATCGGCAATGTGCCGATCGCGCTGGCCGCGGGCCTCGGCGTCAACACCGTCGTCGCCCTCCAGCTCGCCCCCCGGATGACCTGGCCCGACGCCATGGGCATGGTGGTCCTCGCGGGCATCGTGGTCATGCTGCTGGTCGCGACCGGGCTGCGGGAACGCGTGATGAACGCCGTACCGGGCTCGCTGCGCAAGGGCATCGCGATCGGTATCGGCCTGTTCATCCTGCTGATCGGCCTCGTCGACTCCGGCTTCGTCTCGCGCATCCCCGACAAGGCGATGACCACCGTCCCGCTCCAGCTCGGCGGCGACGGCCACCTCACCGGCTGGCCGGTCCTGATCTTCGTCCTCGGTGCGCTGCTCACGCTGGTCCTGATCGTCCGCAAGGTGCCGGGCGCGATCCTGATCTCCATCGTGACGATGACCGTCGTCGCGCTGATCATCAACGCCGTCGCGGACCTGCCGGGCGAGGCCTGGGGGCTGACCGTCCCGGAGTGGCCGGGCAATCCGGTGGCGTCGCCCGACTTCGGGCTGCTGGGTCACTTCAGCCTGTTCGGCGGCTTCCACAAGGTGGGCGTCCTCACCGGCATCCTGTTCGTCTTCACCGTGCTGCTGTCCTGCTTCTTCGACGCGATGGGCACCATCCTCGGTGTCGGCGACGAGGCGAAGCTGACGGACTCGAAGGGCAACTTCCCGGGCATCAACCGGGTGCTGTTCGTCGACGGTGTCGCGGTCGCCGCGGGCGGCGCCAGCTCCTCCTCCGCCTCGACCTGCTTCGTGGAGTCCACGGCGGGTGTCGGCGAGGGTGCCCGTACGGGTCTGGCCAGCATCGTCACGGGGCTGCTGTTCACGGTGGCGCTGTTCCTCACGCCGCTGGCGACCATGGTCCCCTCGCAGGCGGCCACTCCGGCCCTGCTGGCGGTGGGCTTCCTGATCATCGCGGGCTCGGTGCGGGACATCGACTGGAGCGACTTCACGCTCGCGATCCCGGCGTTCCTCGCCATGGTCATGATGCCGTTCACGTACTCGATCACCAACGGCATCGGCATCGGCTTCATCACGTTCAGCGTGCTGCGTCTGGCCTCCGGGCGGGGCCGCGAGGTGCCGGTGGCCATGTACGTGGTGTCGGCGGTCTTCGTCTTCTACTACATGATGCCGGCGCTCGGCCTCACGTAAGGGCGGGGAGCGGGCCGGCTCCGGGCGTCAGGTGACCTCCTCGGCCGGCACGCCGTCGGCGGGGCAGAGCTTCTCCGGCCCGTAGAACTTCTCCGTCTCGTCGACGGCCGCCTGGAAGCGCTCGTCGAAGTCGTCGCGAATGAGCGTCCGGACCACATAGTCCTGGACGCTCATTCCGCGTTTTGCGGCGTGCTGCTTGAGCCGGTCGAGCAGCTCACCGTCTATGCGTAGGCTGAGCACTGTCGATCCCATGGCAAGCAGGGTTACGTCCCCCGGGCCCGCCGTGCGTGATTTTCCGCCATCGACTCACTCGTTTGGGTGATCGATTGGTGATCCGGCCCTCCCGCGCGAGGTGATCCCGCTTACGCGCGTGTAACACGAGTGGTCTTTAGAGTAGGTAATGAGTTACGCTAACAAACATGCCTGACCTGATCCACGACAGCGACAGTGCCGCCGCCGTGAGCTCCCTCCGTTCCGCCGTCATGCTGCTCGGCCGGCGCCTGAAGCATCAGCGCGTCGACGAGTCGCTCAGCCCGACCGAGATGTCGGTGCTCGGGACGCTCGCCCGTTGTGGTTCGGCCACCCCGGGTGAGCTGGCCCGCCGGGAGCATGTGCAGCCGCCGTCGATGACCCGCATCGTCGCGTTGCTGGAATCGAAGGGTCTGGTCAGGCTGGAACCGCACCCCGATGACCGTCGTCAGAAGATGGTCAGCCAGACCGAGCAGGCCGAGGCCATGCTCGCCGAGAGCCGCGACAAGCGGAACGCCTGGCTGACCACCCTCGCCGAAGGCCTGGACGAGGACGAGTGGGAGACGCTGCGCAACGCGGCGCCCGTGCTGGAGAAGCTCGCCCACCTGTAGGAGACACGTCTCCGTCCCCGTCGACCAGCACGATGCCCACGCCGAGGAGGCGAACCCTTTTGAGTACGGGATCCGGAGCAGACTCCGCCCCCGCACCGACTTCC is a genomic window of Streptomyces sp. NBC_00708 containing:
- a CDS encoding cation-translocating P-type ATPase produces the protein MTQRASDPSGEQRSGPSGREATIDAGAELDPVHPVELPEPPAGRGLTSAEVAERIARGEVNDVPVRSSRSLTEIVRANVFTRFNLIIGVLWVIMLFVAPIQDSLFGFVIVANTGIGIVQEWRAKKTLDSLAVIGEAKPVVRRDGTAAEIHTSEIVLGDLVELGPGDKVVVDGTVAEADGLEIDESLLTGEADPVIKKTGDTVMSGSFVVAGGGAFTATKVGREAYAAQLAEEASRFTLVRSELRSGISTILKYITWMMVPTATALVISQLVVKEHNFKDSIARTVGGIVPMIPEGLVLLTSVAFAIGVVRLGRKQCLVQELPAIEGLARVDVVCLDKTGTLTEGGMDVTEVRALNGTDEPYLRRVLAAFGASEPRPNASLQAIIDAYPAPEDSGWRTTGTLPFSSARKYSGAAFDEDGGASSAWLLGAPDVLLAEDDPALAEVEQLNEQGLRVLLLGRARGELDAPEAAEGAEPAALVVLEQRLRPDAGQTLAYFGEQRVATKVISGDNAVSVGAVAAKLGMRGAEHPQDARRLPEDTDAMATVMEENAVFGRVTPQQKREMVAALQSRGHTVAMTGDGVNDVLALKDADIGVSMGSGSEATRAVAQIVLLNNSFATLPSVVAEGRRVIGNITRVATLFLTKTVYSVLLAVLVVCFQVEYPFLPRHLTLLSTLTIGIPAFFLALAPNKERAHPHFVRRVMRYAVPSGVIAAAATFVTYLIARHHYSGTGALDAETSAATLTLFLVSMWVLAIIARPYTWWRICLVAAMGLAFLVVLAVPWLQDFFALKLVGTQMPWLAVGIAVVASVALEYAWRLVSRRFPV
- a CDS encoding DUF2530 domain-containing protein, with product MAKWTPKHEAPEPLEGPVVATITGGTILWFVLFLVQIPFYGWFDDHGHLWWVWTCLAGAGLGLIGIWYVRGRDAALKRAAAAAAVDPQTD
- a CDS encoding NCS2 family permease, producing MSPSATAPVDAPTPQPTNGLDRFFKISERKSSVAREIRGGFATFFAMAYIIVLNPIILGSAKDVNQHFLDHGQLVTATVITAAFSTLLMGVIGNVPIALAAGLGVNTVVALQLAPRMTWPDAMGMVVLAGIVVMLLVATGLRERVMNAVPGSLRKGIAIGIGLFILLIGLVDSGFVSRIPDKAMTTVPLQLGGDGHLTGWPVLIFVLGALLTLVLIVRKVPGAILISIVTMTVVALIINAVADLPGEAWGLTVPEWPGNPVASPDFGLLGHFSLFGGFHKVGVLTGILFVFTVLLSCFFDAMGTILGVGDEAKLTDSKGNFPGINRVLFVDGVAVAAGGASSSSASTCFVESTAGVGEGARTGLASIVTGLLFTVALFLTPLATMVPSQAATPALLAVGFLIIAGSVRDIDWSDFTLAIPAFLAMVMMPFTYSITNGIGIGFITFSVLRLASGRGREVPVAMYVVSAVFVFYYMMPALGLT
- a CDS encoding BrnA antitoxin family protein, producing MGSTVLSLRIDGELLDRLKQHAAKRGMSVQDYVVRTLIRDDFDERFQAAVDETEKFYGPEKLCPADGVPAEEVT
- a CDS encoding MarR family transcriptional regulator; this encodes MPDLIHDSDSAAAVSSLRSAVMLLGRRLKHQRVDESLSPTEMSVLGTLARCGSATPGELARREHVQPPSMTRIVALLESKGLVRLEPHPDDRRQKMVSQTEQAEAMLAESRDKRNAWLTTLAEGLDEDEWETLRNAAPVLEKLAHL